TGAGGGGTTTAGCGATTCCCTGGATGGGTACCGTGGCCCCGCCGGGGCGGTTAATCTGGAAGGCGGAGGTCAGTGGGTGCAGATCAAGAGTCCCTGGTGGTGGAAGCTGGTGGCCCCGCACCGGAGGACTCTCCTGGCGGGGCTCGGGGCCACGGTGGTCTGCAGCGTGGCCGCCTCCTGGGTGCCCTATTGGTCCGGGCGTGCCGTCAAGGCCCTGGAGCAGGGGCAGTGGCACCGCTCCCGCCAGGCCCTCATCTGGATGCTGGTCTTCACGGCCGTCGCTGGCATCGGTCGCTACCTGATGCGCAACATCCTCATCGGGCTCTCCCGCACCGTCGAGCGGGAGCAGCGCGAGGAACTCTACGACTTCCTCCTCTCCCGCCCCTCCGCCTTCTATGAACGCCAGCAGGTGGGGGATCTCATGAGCCGCATCGGGGACGATGTGAGCACCGTGCGCATGGCCACGGGACCGGGGATCATGAGCTTTCTGGCGACCCTCTCTCTCCTGCCCGTGACCCTGGGGCTCATGTTCCACACCAGCCCCTCCCTGGCGGTGGCGGTCCTGATCCCCTTCGGCTTCCTGGCGGCGGGCTTCTACGTGATCGGGCGATGGAGTCATGTCATCCAGCAGAAGATGCAGGTGGTCAACTCCCGCATCACGACCTTCAGCCACGAGGCCATCTCCGGGGAGCGGGTGGTCCAGGCCTTCGGGCTGGAGGAGGATCGGGTGCGGGAGTTCCAGGAACTCAGCGAGACCCATGCCCGCCTGAGCATCCGCCAGAGCGTCCTCTGGGGGGCCTACGGCCCGGTGGCCATGCTCATGGGCGGGGTCTCCCTCCTGGCTCTGGTGGCCTACGGTGGCAGCCAGGTCCTGAAGGGGCGCCTGCACATCGGTGACCTGACGGCCTTCTCGGGCTATCTGGTGGCCCTGGGCTGGCCCATCATGTCCCTGGGCTGGGCGGCGAACCTCTTCCAGCGGGGCAGGGCGGGGCAGGAGCGGATCGATGTGGTGCTGGCATCGCCGGAGCCCCCCCTGCCGCCCTTTGCCCACCCGGGGCTGCCGGGGGCCCCCCTGGCTCTGGAGGCGGTGGGGCTGGGTTCCCGCTTCGAATCGGGGCGGGGGCTGGGGCCCCTCGATCTCAGGCTGGCCGCCGGAGGCAGTCTGGCGGTGGTGGGGGGCATCGGCTCGGGCAAGACCATCCTGCTCCAGCTTCTGGCGGGACTCAGGAAACCCGGCCAGGGGCAGCTCTGGGTGGATGGGCGGGTGCTGGACAGGGAGGGGTTGCGGCTCCACTGGGCCGGGATCGGCTGGGTGCCCCAGGAGGCCTTCCTCTTCTCGGCGACCCTCCGGGAGAACCTCGCCCTGGGGCGTCCGGACGCTCCCGAAGAGGAACTTTGGGAGGTGGCCCGCGTGGTCTGCCTGGATGACCTGATCCGCCGTCTTCCCATGGGCCTTGACACGGTGGTGGGGGAGCGGGGCGTAGTCCTCAGCGGCGGGGAGCGCCAGCGCACGGCCCTGGCCAGGGCGCTCCTGCGGCGCCCCCGCCTGCTCCTCCTGGACGATGCGCTAAGTGCCGTGGACGCTGATACCGAGAGCCGCATCCTCGAGAACCTCCGGGGCTTCCTGGGGCAGGCCACCCTGGTCCTCACCACCCACCGGGTCTTCGTGGCGGATCTCTGCGAGCAGGTGGTGGTGCTGGAGGAGGGGCGGATCATCCAGCATGGCAGTGCCCGGGAGCTCACCCAGGTCCCCGGTGCCTTCGCCCGTCTCCGCACCCTCCAGAGCCTGGAACGCTCCCTGGAGGCTCCGGAGGGGGCGGGGCAGAGCTGACCCGGGCCTGCTAATTTTCGCTCGGCGCGGGCAGCTCATCCGGCGCGACAGCGGGTTCCCGGGAGGGGATGAAGGAGAGGACGCATACCGCGAGGGCGGCAAGCAGGGCGAGCCAGTAGCCGAACTCCCATTGAAGGCTCAGCAGCTCCGGTCCCTGCTTGAGGGCACTCTGTTCTAGTCTCGCCTTCACCAGGAGCAGGGCCAGGAGGCTGAGAAGAGAGCCCACCGCCGTCGCCGCCTTGCCCGCCCTGCCCCGCAGAAAGGAGAGGCCCAGGCTGAGGATGCCCAGCAGGCAGGCCAGGGCGGCCAGAGGTTCGCCGGGGACCTTCTCCTTCTGGACCTCTCCGGTCATGGGATTGGGCAGGGTCAGGTTCGTACCGGCGGCCACCTGGACGCCACTCATGGTCATGAGTCTG
The sequence above is drawn from the uncultured Holophaga sp. genome and encodes:
- a CDS encoding ABC transporter ATP-binding protein is translated as MQIKSPWWWKLVAPHRRTLLAGLGATVVCSVAASWVPYWSGRAVKALEQGQWHRSRQALIWMLVFTAVAGIGRYLMRNILIGLSRTVEREQREELYDFLLSRPSAFYERQQVGDLMSRIGDDVSTVRMATGPGIMSFLATLSLLPVTLGLMFHTSPSLAVAVLIPFGFLAAGFYVIGRWSHVIQQKMQVVNSRITTFSHEAISGERVVQAFGLEEDRVREFQELSETHARLSIRQSVLWGAYGPVAMLMGGVSLLALVAYGGSQVLKGRLHIGDLTAFSGYLVALGWPIMSLGWAANLFQRGRAGQERIDVVLASPEPPLPPFAHPGLPGAPLALEAVGLGSRFESGRGLGPLDLRLAAGGSLAVVGGIGSGKTILLQLLAGLRKPGQGQLWVDGRVLDREGLRLHWAGIGWVPQEAFLFSATLRENLALGRPDAPEEELWEVARVVCLDDLIRRLPMGLDTVVGERGVVLSGGERQRTALARALLRRPRLLLLDDALSAVDADTESRILENLRGFLGQATLVLTTHRVFVADLCEQVVVLEEGRIIQHGSARELTQVPGAFARLRTLQSLERSLEAPEGAGQS